From the genome of Terriglobales bacterium:
CCATCGCGGATGCGGTGAACGAGGACACGCGCATCGTCTTCCTTGCGAACCCGAACAACCCGACCGGCACGCTGTTCGACGCGAAGGCCACCGACCGCTTCCTGGAGCGCATCCCGCCGAGCGTGTTCGTGGTGCTCGACGAGGCGTACTTCGACTTCGCGACCCACTTCGCGAAGCGGCGCGGCGTGGACTACTCGCACTCGCTCGAATACGTGCGCGCGGGCAAGTCGGTCATCGTGCTGCGGACTTTCTCCAAGGGACACGGCCTCGCCGGACTGCGGGTGGGGTACGGCTTCGGGCAACCGGAGATCCTCGCGTACCTGGAGCGGCTGAAGACGGCGTTCTCGGTCTCGGCGGTGGCGGAAGCGGCGGCGCTGGCCGCGCTCGACGACACCGCGCACCTGCAGAAGACCCTGGAGAACAACGCGCGCGGCGCCGAGTTCCTGCTGGAGAAGCTGCGCGGGCTCGGCTTCGAGCCGGTGCCAACGTGGTCGAACTTCCTCTACTTCGAGGCTGGGCCGGAGGCGCCGGCGCTGGCCCGGCGCATCCAGAATGAGGGCGTGATCGTGCGGTCGCTCGGCCCCTGGGGCATCCCGGAGGCGATCCGCGTCACCATCGGCACGCCGGAGCAGAATGAGCGCTTCATCGCCGCCCTGGCGAAGTCCGTGGAGCGGGCGGCCGCGCGGTAAGACGGGCTTGCGGCTAGCGGCCGGGGGCCCGCCGCGAAGCGCTGCGCCGCAAGCCCAAGCTGCCAGCCGCCGACCGTGGGTTTTCTTCCTATCTTCTGCTAACCACCTCGCCGGCTTGCCGTCACATCCTCGTGCAGGGGGAACCTATGAAACGACTTCTCTGGGCGTTGGCCCTTACTCTGGTATTCGGCGCCTTCCTGGCGGCGCAGACGCGCCACAAGCATCGCCACAACTGGGGCAACAACATATCGATCAACACCGACGCGGAGGTCCCGGGCGACGCATGCGACGACCACTTCAACGTGTCGTTCGGCGACCAGGACGTATTCACGGCGGAGGAGGCGCGGACGCTGACACCGGCGCAGTTCGCCGGCGGGATCAGCTTCCACGCGCCGCAGAACGGCGGCGCGCTGGTGCGCGGCTGGGACAAGAACGAAGTCATGATCAAGGTCTGCAAGGCGGTGGCGGCGGGGAGCGGGGGCGACGCCAAGGGCGCGCTCGACGCCATCCGGCTGCGCATGGACGGCAGCCGCATCTCGATCGACGGCCCGCCGACCAGCGAGTTTGGCAGCCAGTGGGTGGCGCATTTCCTGGTCAACGTGCCGCGCAACATCAAGCTGGCGCTCGACGCCCACAACGGCCCCATCCATCTGCGCGACATAACCGGCAACATCACGGCGGAGACGGTGAACGGGCCGGTGAAGATCTACCGCTGCTCGGGCGAGATCGTGGCCGAGGCGACCAACGGGCCCATCAGCGTGCAGCGCTCGAGCG
Proteins encoded in this window:
- the hisC gene encoding histidinol-phosphate transaminase produces the protein MSQSDSWKHLVPEHLRKLGPYTPGKPIKAAERESGIKCIKMASNENPFGPSPKALEAMRRAAAEANLYPDNDTTELRTRLAELNGLTPEQVLVTDGSTALIDLICRTLLGPTLNAVTSARSFIVYLIATRAAGGELVEVPMQGYAYDLDAIADAVNEDTRIVFLANPNNPTGTLFDAKATDRFLERIPPSVFVVLDEAYFDFATHFAKRRGVDYSHSLEYVRAGKSVIVLRTFSKGHGLAGLRVGYGFGQPEILAYLERLKTAFSVSAVAEAAALAALDDTAHLQKTLENNARGAEFLLEKLRGLGFEPVPTWSNFLYFEAGPEAPALARRIQNEGVIVRSLGPWGIPEAIRVTIGTPEQNERFIAALAKSVERAAAR